A portion of the Etheostoma cragini isolate CJK2018 chromosome 13, CSU_Ecrag_1.0, whole genome shotgun sequence genome contains these proteins:
- the LOC117955839 gene encoding olfactory receptor 142-like has translation MLLNMNFSDVTYFYLSDYHGMEDIKPMYFSIFLIIYMTIVAENVVLIGLVCYEKTLHEPMYFLLCNLAVNGLYGSTALLPALLSNLLSHSYEISLTFCQTQIFALHTYGIIEFTILAAMSYDRYVAICYPLLYHSVMSQRVVKLIAFTWLYPMLAFVVVLIFTLRLRFCGRTIDKVYCMNYPLVKLACTDTSIDNIVGLLSVVLYTLPQIIMICYSYAHILRICVVSFSKSKHKALRTCIPHLLATINYSIGCVLEIAQSRFNISHLPYKSKLFLSLYFLIFPPILNPVIYGLSIQILRTRLFKLFRRKSRQVKNNVARRLLVW, from the coding sequence ATGCTTTTAAATATGAATTTCTCTGACGTGACATATTTTTATCTATCTGATTACCATGGAATGGAGGACATTAAGCCAATGTACTTCAGCATCTTTTTGATTATATACATGACTATTGTTGctgaaaatgttgtgttaatCGGACTGGTCTGTTATGAAAAAACCCTGCATGAaccaatgtattttttattgtgtaactTGGCTGTGAATGGCCTGTATGGAAGCACTGCCTTACTGCCGGCCCTACTGAGCAACCTGCTGTCACACTCATATGAGATATCTTTAACATTTTGTCAGACACAGATCTTTGCCTTACACACATATGGCATCATTGAATTCACAATTCTAGCAGCTATGAGTTATGACAGGTATGTGGCCATTTGCTATCCACTGCTTTATCATTCAGTCATGTCACAGAGAGTTGTTAAACTTATTGCTTTTACGTGGCTGTATCCCATGCTGGCATTTGTCgttgttttaattttcactCTTCGGCTGCGGTTTTGTGGGAGGACCATAGATAAGGTGTATTGTATGAATTACCCGCTGGTGAAACTTGCCTGTACAGATACATCTATTGACAACATAGTTGGCCTGCTTTCTGTAGTTCTATATACACTTCCACAGATCATCATGATCTGTTATTCATATGCGCACATCCTGAGGATCTGTGTCGTGTCGTTCAGCAAATCCAAGCACAAAGCCCTCCGGACCTGCATCCCACACCTGCTCGCGACAATCAACTACTCTATCGGGTGCGTTTTGGAAATAGCACAAAGTCGATTCAACATTAGTCACCTGCCTTACAAAAGCAAGTTGTTTTTATCTCTGTACTTTTTGATATTCCCACCCATTCTTAATCCGGTAATCTACGGTTTGAGTATTCAAATCCTAAGGACACGATTGTTTAAGCTTTTTCGCAGAAAAAGCAGgcaagtaaaaaataatgtagCCAGGAGGCTGTTGGTATGGTGA